A genomic region of uncultured Paludibaculum sp. contains the following coding sequences:
- a CDS encoding MarC family protein produces the protein MLEDKLLFLELAKAASVSFVALLPLVNPVGSAPIFQAFVRQYPRDIQETLARKVALYGLLLLVSSLFLGVKILAFFGISLSVVQVAGGMVIAHTGWELLRHEKPVDDTAVKETPVQAPLTRAFYPLTLPLTVGPESISTAIGLGAHLNSNGIEMMIASTLGMVVLSIAVWIVYHNAYRLEQLLGTTGTEILNRLSSFVLFALGLQILWNGLAVALRSR, from the coding sequence ATGCTGGAAGACAAACTGCTGTTTCTGGAGTTGGCCAAGGCTGCGTCGGTTTCTTTCGTGGCGCTGCTGCCGTTGGTCAACCCCGTAGGCAGCGCCCCCATCTTCCAGGCGTTCGTGCGGCAATATCCTCGCGATATCCAGGAGACCCTGGCCCGCAAGGTTGCCCTGTACGGATTACTCCTGCTGGTCAGCTCGCTCTTCCTGGGTGTGAAGATCCTGGCTTTCTTCGGAATCTCGTTGAGTGTGGTCCAGGTGGCCGGCGGGATGGTGATCGCACACACGGGCTGGGAACTCCTGCGGCACGAGAAACCGGTCGACGACACCGCGGTGAAGGAGACGCCGGTGCAGGCCCCGCTGACACGGGCGTTCTATCCGCTGACGCTGCCCCTGACCGTGGGACCGGAATCCATCTCAACGGCGATCGGCCTGGGAGCCCACCTGAACAGCAACGGCATTGAGATGATGATTGCGTCCACCTTAGGCATGGTGGTGCTGTCCATCGCGGTGTGGATCGTGTATCACAATGCGTACCGGCTGGAACAATTGCTGGGCACTACAGGTACGGAGATCCTGAACCGGCTTTCCTCGTTCGTCCTGTTCGCCCTGGGATTGCAGATCCTCTGGAACGGGCTGGCGGTGGCGCTGCGCAGCCGGTAG